A DNA window from Agarivorans sp. TSD2052 contains the following coding sequences:
- the fliN gene encoding flagellar motor switch protein FliN: MSDQDDMADEWAAAMAEAEPAPLEEFVDESRPISEEEQRKLDSIMDIPVTISMEVGRSNISIRNLLQLNQGSVVELDRVAGEPLDVLVNGTLIAHGEVVVVNDKFGIRLTDVISQTERIKKLK, from the coding sequence ATGAGTGATCAAGATGATATGGCTGATGAGTGGGCAGCAGCGATGGCGGAAGCAGAGCCTGCGCCTTTAGAGGAGTTTGTCGACGAATCTAGGCCGATTAGCGAAGAGGAACAGCGTAAGCTCGATTCGATTATGGATATTCCGGTAACCATTTCTATGGAAGTGGGTCGCAGCAATATCAGTATTCGCAATTTACTCCAGCTCAACCAAGGTTCTGTCGTAGAGCTTGATCGCGTTGCCGGTGAGCCTCTGGATGTATTAGTTAACGGTACCTTAATTGCTCACGGTGAGGTAGTGGTAGTAAACGATAAGTTCGGTATTCGACTCACCGACGTTATTAGTCAAACAGAACGTATTAAAAAGCTTAAATAA
- the fliM gene encoding flagellar motor switch protein FliM, with protein MSDLLSQDEIDALLHGVDDIEEDIIEPEMSGSVVEFDFSSQDRIVRGRMPTLELVNERFARHMRISLFNMMRRTAEVSINGVQMIKFGEYVHTLFVPTSLNMVRFRPLKGTALVTMEARLVFILVENFFGGDGRYHAKIEGREFTPTERRIIQMLLKIIFEDYVEAWAPVMDVGFDYLDSEVNPAMANIVSPTEVIVVSSFHIELDGGGGDFHIAMPYSMLEPIRELLDAGVQSDKQDTDQRWSSALGDEIMDVPVGLHTKLLETDVTLRQLMELKAGDIIPVEMPETAMLYVEDLPSYRVKMGQRNERMALKIDTQLKRPDTVKSDLEMVVSSRRPAGDE; from the coding sequence GTGAGCGATTTATTAAGCCAAGACGAAATCGATGCGCTGTTACATGGTGTCGATGACATAGAAGAAGACATCATTGAACCAGAAATGTCTGGCAGTGTGGTCGAATTTGACTTTTCTTCTCAGGACCGAATTGTTCGGGGCCGAATGCCAACCTTGGAGTTGGTCAATGAACGTTTTGCTCGTCACATGCGAATCAGCCTGTTTAACATGATGCGCCGCACTGCTGAAGTATCAATCAACGGCGTGCAAATGATTAAATTTGGCGAATACGTGCATACCTTATTTGTACCCACCAGTCTAAATATGGTTCGTTTTCGACCGCTAAAAGGCACTGCCTTGGTGACCATGGAGGCGCGTTTAGTCTTTATTTTGGTAGAAAACTTTTTCGGGGGTGACGGTCGTTATCACGCTAAGATCGAAGGCCGCGAGTTTACGCCCACCGAGCGTCGTATCATTCAAATGCTATTAAAAATTATTTTTGAAGATTACGTAGAGGCGTGGGCGCCAGTGATGGATGTCGGCTTTGATTACCTTGATTCAGAAGTAAACCCGGCAATGGCCAATATTGTAAGCCCCACAGAAGTGATCGTGGTAAGTTCATTTCATATTGAGCTAGACGGTGGCGGTGGTGACTTCCATATTGCTATGCCTTACTCAATGCTAGAACCCATAAGAGAGCTACTCGATGCCGGGGTTCAAAGTGATAAACAAGATACCGACCAGCGTTGGAGTTCTGCGCTGGGTGATGAAATCATGGATGTACCAGTAGGTTTGCATACCAAACTGTTAGAAACCGATGTAACCTTGCGGCAACTAATGGAGCTAAAAGCTGGCGATATTATACCCGTAGAAATGCCAGAAACAGCCATGCTTTATGTTGAAGACCTACCTAGCTACCGAGTTAAAATGGGTCAGCGTAACGAAAGAATGGCATTAAAAATTGATACTCAACTAAAACGCCCAGACACTGTAAAAAGTGACTTAGAAATGGTGGTCAGTAGCCGCCGACCTGCCGGTGATGAGTGA
- the fliR gene encoding flagellar biosynthetic protein FliR, with the protein MEFSADIILAWIGQYLWALTRVAALLMVLASFGGKSVPTRVRLLLALAITFALVPVLPDVQGIEVFSFQAIIVILQQVLIGAAIGFISQLLMQTFVVGGQIIAMQTSLGFASMVDPNNGQSTPVVGQFYLLLATLLFLAMDGHLQLITLIAMSFETIPIGMNGLTSIDYQQLAGWYSQLFLAALALSISSVVAMLLVNFSFGIMTRAAPQLNIFSIGFAVSMLFGLFILWLTIGGFLAHFERQWEVGRSTACSLLQIGC; encoded by the coding sequence ATGGAATTTTCTGCCGATATTATATTGGCATGGATAGGCCAATACCTATGGGCGTTAACTAGAGTTGCCGCGCTATTAATGGTTTTGGCAAGCTTTGGGGGTAAATCTGTACCCACTAGAGTGCGTTTATTACTCGCCTTAGCGATCACCTTCGCGCTAGTACCGGTATTACCCGATGTTCAAGGCATCGAAGTGTTTTCTTTTCAAGCGATTATTGTGATCTTGCAGCAGGTGTTGATTGGTGCGGCAATTGGCTTTATTTCACAGCTACTGATGCAAACCTTTGTGGTCGGTGGACAAATCATTGCCATGCAAACCAGTTTAGGTTTTGCCTCGATGGTTGACCCTAATAATGGCCAAAGCACACCGGTTGTCGGCCAATTCTATTTATTGTTAGCCACCTTGTTGTTCCTCGCAATGGATGGCCATTTACAATTAATTACCCTAATAGCAATGAGCTTTGAAACCATCCCCATTGGCATGAACGGTTTAACAAGTATTGATTATCAGCAACTGGCGGGGTGGTATTCTCAGTTGTTTTTGGCGGCGTTAGCCTTATCTATTTCTTCTGTGGTGGCCATGTTATTGGTTAACTTCTCCTTTGGTATCATGACTCGGGCAGCGCCACAGCTGAATATCTTTAGTATTGGTTTTGCGGTCAGTATGTTATTTGGGCTATTTATTTTGTGGCTCACCATTGGTGGTTTTTTGGCGCATTTCGAACGACAGTGGGAGGTTGGCCGAAGCACAGCGTGTAGCTTGCTTCAAATAGGCTGTTAA
- a CDS encoding RNA polymerase sigma factor FliA: MNKVAAYASVNDTNVLVERHATLVKRIAHHLMARLPASVIVDDLIQSGMIGLIEAARNFDGSKGASFETYAGIRIRGSMLDEIRRGDWVPRSVHKNSRAINDAIAAVEREKNGDAKDAEIAEKLGVSINEYHSMLADVNSGRILGIEDLGVSEDVISSEESRELNRPFEGFANQRFQQSLAECIKGLPEREALVLSLYYDEELNLKEIGEVLSVSESRVSQIHSQALARVKTRMRDWTQ, encoded by the coding sequence GTGAATAAAGTTGCCGCTTATGCCAGCGTGAACGACACTAATGTTTTAGTGGAGCGTCATGCGACTTTGGTTAAACGGATTGCCCACCACCTTATGGCTAGATTGCCAGCAAGCGTCATCGTTGACGACTTAATTCAGTCAGGCATGATTGGATTAATTGAAGCCGCCCGTAATTTCGATGGCTCTAAAGGGGCGAGTTTTGAAACGTATGCCGGGATCCGTATTCGCGGTTCTATGCTGGATGAGATTCGCCGAGGTGATTGGGTACCACGATCTGTACATAAAAACAGCCGCGCTATTAACGATGCGATTGCGGCGGTAGAAAGAGAAAAAAATGGTGATGCCAAAGACGCAGAAATAGCCGAAAAACTGGGAGTGAGTATTAATGAATACCACTCAATGCTGGCCGATGTTAATAGTGGCCGAATCCTCGGCATTGAAGACCTCGGCGTAAGTGAAGATGTTATCTCAAGCGAAGAAAGTCGCGAGCTTAATCGCCCCTTTGAAGGCTTTGCCAACCAACGTTTTCAGCAGTCTTTAGCAGAGTGCATTAAGGGGCTACCAGAGCGTGAAGCCCTCGTATTATCTTTGTATTACGACGAAGAATTAAACCTAAAAGAGATTGGTGAAGTATTGAGCGTAAGTGAGTCTCGTGTGAGCCAAATTCATAGTCAAGCACTGGCCAGAGTGAAAACTCGAATGCGAGATTGGACACAATAG
- the flhA gene encoding flagellar biosynthesis protein FlhA: protein MEIINRLTSFKLKDLKKVDVNIIKGFGTPMVVLATLGMVVLPMAAWLLDILFAFNISLALIVLLVAVYTKRPLDFAVFPTVLLIATLLRLALNVASTRVVLLEGHNGGNAAGNVIEAFGSVVIGGNYAVGLVVFLILMIINFVVVTKGAGRIAEVSARFTLDAMPGKQMAIDADLNAGIIDQEQARERRADVTNEADFYGSMDGASKFVKGDAIAGILILFINILGGFIIGVAQHDLTFGEAAEVYTLLTIGDGLVAQIPSLLLSIAAALIVTRQNTEADMGEQVSLQMFKDPRVMIICGSILFVMGIVPGMPHLAFLTCAAVCLGAAWMRHKADAKKVADTALQPSTANTGSSSEPKELGWDDVQPVDVIGLEVGYRLIPLVDKTQGGELLARIKGVRKKLSQDLGFLVPAVHIRDNLDLGPNQYRITLMGVTYGESEVFHDREMAINPGQVFGKIEGQATTDPAFGLEAAWVATEQREHAQTLGYTVVDSATVVATHLSQLLTNNASSLLGHEEVQNLLDMLGNNLPKLVEGLVPDVLSLSTVVKVLQNLLNEGVPVRDVRSIVQTLVEYGPKSQDADILTAACRISLKRLIVQELIGSEAELPVITLSPDLEQILHQSMQAAGNDGAGMEPGLAEKLQVSLTEACQNQELAGQPAILLTSGILRSSMSRFVKTALPALRVLSYQEVPEDKQIRIVSSVGQ, encoded by the coding sequence ATGGAAATCATCAATCGCCTCACCAGCTTTAAGCTTAAAGATCTAAAAAAAGTTGATGTAAATATCATAAAAGGATTTGGCACCCCAATGGTGGTGCTAGCCACTTTGGGTATGGTTGTATTACCCATGGCAGCTTGGCTGCTAGATATTTTATTCGCTTTTAACATTTCACTAGCGCTTATCGTGCTGCTAGTGGCGGTTTATACTAAACGACCATTAGATTTTGCTGTATTCCCCACCGTGTTGTTAATTGCCACCTTATTACGCTTGGCGTTAAACGTTGCCTCTACTCGAGTCGTATTACTGGAAGGTCACAACGGTGGCAACGCAGCGGGTAATGTTATTGAAGCATTTGGCTCGGTGGTGATCGGGGGTAACTACGCCGTAGGTCTAGTGGTGTTTTTAATCTTAATGATTATCAACTTTGTGGTGGTAACCAAAGGTGCTGGCCGGATTGCAGAAGTAAGCGCACGCTTCACCTTGGATGCCATGCCGGGTAAGCAAATGGCGATTGATGCCGACCTTAACGCTGGCATTATCGACCAAGAGCAAGCGCGAGAACGCCGAGCTGATGTCACCAACGAAGCCGACTTTTACGGTTCAATGGATGGTGCCAGTAAGTTTGTAAAAGGTGACGCCATCGCCGGGATATTGATTTTGTTCATCAACATTCTTGGCGGTTTTATCATTGGTGTCGCTCAGCATGACCTGACCTTCGGTGAGGCGGCTGAGGTCTACACACTACTGACCATTGGTGACGGATTGGTTGCACAAATCCCATCACTATTATTATCTATTGCTGCAGCCTTGATTGTGACTCGCCAAAATACCGAAGCCGATATGGGCGAGCAAGTCAGTCTGCAGATGTTTAAAGACCCTCGGGTCATGATCATTTGTGGGTCGATTCTATTTGTAATGGGTATCGTGCCAGGCATGCCGCATTTAGCATTTTTAACTTGTGCCGCGGTATGTTTAGGCGCAGCGTGGATGCGCCATAAAGCTGACGCGAAAAAAGTGGCCGATACCGCGCTACAACCATCCACAGCAAATACTGGGTCTAGCAGTGAGCCGAAAGAGCTAGGTTGGGACGATGTTCAACCGGTGGATGTTATTGGCTTAGAAGTGGGCTATCGCCTTATCCCATTAGTCGATAAGACTCAGGGTGGTGAATTACTCGCGCGCATTAAAGGCGTGCGTAAAAAATTATCTCAAGACCTAGGCTTTTTGGTGCCCGCAGTGCACATTAGAGACAACTTAGACTTAGGGCCAAACCAGTATCGCATTACCTTAATGGGGGTGACTTACGGCGAGTCTGAAGTATTCCATGACCGCGAAATGGCGATTAATCCTGGCCAAGTTTTTGGTAAGATAGAAGGGCAGGCGACGACCGATCCAGCGTTTGGTTTAGAAGCCGCCTGGGTTGCTACAGAACAACGTGAACATGCGCAAACACTTGGTTACACCGTGGTCGATTCGGCAACGGTTGTTGCTACCCATTTGAGCCAGTTACTGACCAATAATGCCTCGAGCCTACTGGGCCATGAAGAAGTTCAAAACTTGTTGGATATGCTAGGTAATAACTTACCTAAATTGGTCGAAGGCTTAGTACCAGATGTATTGAGCTTATCAACGGTGGTTAAGGTACTACAGAACTTGCTTAATGAAGGGGTGCCGGTGCGTGATGTGCGCAGCATCGTTCAGACCTTAGTGGAGTATGGTCCGAAGAGCCAAGATGCAGATATTCTTACCGCAGCATGCCGTATTTCCCTAAAACGCCTGATTGTCCAAGAGTTGATTGGCAGCGAAGCTGAATTACCCGTCATTACTTTATCGCCAGACTTGGAGCAAATATTGCATCAGTCTATGCAGGCAGCTGGAAATGATGGAGCAGGGATGGAGCCTGGTTTGGCTGAGAAACTTCAAGTGTCACTCACTGAAGCATGTCAAAACCAAGAGCTGGCTGGCCAACCTGCTATTTTATTAACCTCGGGAATATTGCGCTCAAGCATGTCTCGGTTTGTTAAAACAGCACTACCAGCGTTAAGAGTACTTTCTTATCAAGAAGTACCAGAAGACAAACAAATACGTATTGTGAGTTCAGTAGGGCAGTAG
- a CDS encoding MinD/ParA family ATP-binding protein — translation MYSKDNEFDQASGLRMMQQKNNVKVIAVTGGKGGVGKTNVTLNMGIAMAAQGKRVMVLDADLGLANVDVLLGLRVTKNLSHVLSGECTLDEVLVEGPNGILIAPATSGTQSMVELSPAEHAGLIRAFSSLKTPIDVLLVDTAAGISDMVLSFAKASQDIVVVVCDEPTSITDAYALIKLLSNNHGVYKFKIVANMIRSLREGQELFAKLTRVTDRFLDATLELVSCIPYDNNVRLAVRKQRVVVEAYPKSPASLAFRSLANKATTWPIPEQAGGHLEFFIENLLEFGQRKNREQLSE, via the coding sequence ATGTATTCTAAAGATAATGAATTTGATCAAGCTAGCGGCCTCAGAATGATGCAACAAAAAAATAATGTAAAAGTTATCGCTGTCACCGGTGGTAAAGGTGGGGTAGGTAAAACCAACGTTACCCTAAACATGGGTATCGCCATGGCCGCACAAGGTAAACGCGTTATGGTATTAGACGCCGATTTGGGTCTAGCGAACGTAGATGTATTACTGGGTTTGCGGGTAACTAAAAACTTATCTCATGTCTTATCGGGAGAGTGCACCTTAGACGAAGTGCTCGTAGAAGGGCCTAACGGCATTCTGATTGCCCCTGCCACTTCTGGTACTCAGTCAATGGTCGAGTTAAGCCCGGCAGAACATGCAGGCTTGATTCGCGCATTTAGCAGCCTAAAAACGCCGATTGATGTTTTGTTGGTTGATACTGCTGCAGGTATCTCCGATATGGTGTTAAGTTTTGCTAAAGCCTCACAAGACATTGTTGTGGTTGTTTGTGACGAGCCCACCTCAATAACTGACGCTTACGCGCTGATTAAGCTACTCTCTAATAATCATGGTGTGTATAAGTTTAAAATTGTGGCCAATATGATACGTAGCCTAAGAGAAGGGCAAGAATTGTTTGCTAAGCTTACCCGAGTCACAGACCGGTTTCTCGATGCAACCTTAGAATTGGTGTCCTGTATCCCTTATGACAATAACGTTAGGTTGGCAGTAAGAAAGCAGCGGGTTGTTGTAGAAGCGTATCCAAAATCACCGGCCTCACTAGCGTTTCGCTCGTTAGCAAATAAAGCCACCACTTGGCCAATACCAGAGCAAGCGGGTGGACATTTAGAGTTTTTCATCGAGAATCTTCTCGAATTTGGTCAACGCAAAAATAGAGAACAGCTTAGTGAATAA
- the flhF gene encoding flagellar biosynthesis protein FlhF, whose product MKMKRFFAKDMRTALAEVKETLGSDAVIMSNKKVTGGIEIVAAIEPSSAGEAASTTTRELAEDSVKLSAAPSSSARKTPTNSHPSHDFDENASLKDNLTNFMQRHQKRQKENLQQSTRAKSQSQADNQRPRTVQAPRSIAQQQGWVQQGSLSSKAQQRSPNPVAQDASASEVGELKKEMAAMRKLLEHQVSGLMWQEVERQEPVRAMLIKQLQVVGFDEDMADQIAGYIPEELGVQEGWQHLRELLANQLPVGQDEILLKGGAIALLGPTGVGKTTTIAKLAAQFSMRHGPDSVAMITTDTYRIGAHEQLATYGKIMGCAVRVANDEEELSQLLYQFKDKKLVLIDTAGMSQRDLRLHEQLDKLVKNSRVNIRNYLVMSANAQRRVIEETVNQFQRIPLAGTILTKLDESLALGEVLNVTLRHALPISYVTNGQQVPEDIAVAEPSKLIEQALSVMDSNTQQHFWFSETEQQKVSDVF is encoded by the coding sequence GTGAAAATGAAACGCTTTTTTGCAAAAGACATGCGAACTGCACTTGCTGAAGTAAAAGAAACACTTGGCAGTGATGCGGTGATAATGTCTAACAAAAAGGTTACTGGTGGCATAGAGATCGTAGCTGCCATTGAACCTTCAAGCGCCGGCGAGGCAGCCAGTACCACAACGCGAGAGTTGGCTGAAGATAGTGTCAAATTATCGGCTGCTCCAAGTTCATCTGCACGAAAAACGCCAACAAACAGTCACCCTAGTCATGATTTTGACGAAAACGCTAGCCTAAAAGACAATCTCACTAATTTTATGCAGCGTCATCAAAAACGTCAGAAAGAAAATTTACAGCAATCTACTCGCGCCAAATCTCAGAGCCAAGCAGACAACCAGCGTCCTCGCACGGTTCAAGCTCCGCGCTCAATTGCGCAGCAACAAGGCTGGGTTCAGCAAGGTTCGTTATCAAGTAAAGCGCAACAACGAAGCCCTAATCCGGTGGCTCAAGACGCCAGTGCCAGCGAAGTCGGCGAGCTCAAGAAAGAAATGGCAGCCATGCGTAAGCTGCTAGAGCATCAAGTATCGGGTTTAATGTGGCAGGAAGTAGAGCGCCAAGAGCCTGTACGAGCAATGTTGATAAAGCAGTTACAAGTGGTTGGCTTTGATGAAGACATGGCAGACCAAATTGCCGGCTACATCCCTGAAGAGTTAGGGGTTCAAGAAGGTTGGCAGCATTTACGCGAGTTACTCGCCAATCAGTTACCGGTGGGTCAAGATGAAATCTTATTGAAAGGTGGCGCAATCGCTTTGCTGGGGCCTACTGGCGTGGGCAAAACCACCACTATTGCGAAGTTAGCGGCCCAATTTTCAATGCGCCATGGCCCCGACAGTGTGGCAATGATAACCACCGATACTTATCGGATTGGTGCTCACGAACAGTTAGCTACCTATGGAAAAATTATGGGGTGTGCTGTTCGCGTAGCCAATGACGAAGAAGAGTTATCGCAGCTACTCTATCAATTTAAAGACAAAAAATTGGTGCTAATTGATACAGCCGGAATGAGTCAGCGCGATCTGCGTCTGCATGAGCAATTAGACAAGTTGGTGAAAAATAGTCGCGTTAATATTCGCAACTACTTAGTCATGTCAGCCAATGCTCAGCGCCGAGTAATTGAAGAAACTGTGAACCAATTCCAACGCATTCCCTTAGCTGGTACCATACTTACCAAATTGGATGAAAGCTTAGCCTTAGGTGAAGTACTCAATGTCACTTTACGCCACGCTTTACCAATAAGTTACGTGACTAATGGTCAGCAAGTACCAGAAGATATAGCGGTGGCCGAGCCGAGTAAGTTGATAGAGCAAGCTTTATCAGTGATGGACTCCAATACCCAACAACATTTCTGGTTCAGTGAAACCGAGCAGCAGAAGGTTTCAGATGTATTCTAA
- the fliL gene encoding flagellar basal body-associated protein FliL, whose amino-acid sequence MAEESELQVEDGEGGSKKKLFIIIGIVVVLLIGGVVGFLLMSGGDDQAPAAATPAAEATSSVTHTALYVGMPRPFVFNIVGDSRDRLVQIKVQLLVRGTDNEEMAKLHIPLIEGTLLSVFSAASVEDLSTQEGKDTLRENSLVETQKALKEITGKVVVEKILFTGFVMQ is encoded by the coding sequence ATGGCTGAAGAATCAGAGTTACAAGTAGAAGACGGTGAGGGTGGCAGTAAGAAAAAGCTGTTTATCATCATTGGAATAGTAGTGGTATTACTTATTGGTGGTGTAGTTGGGTTTTTATTGATGAGCGGAGGTGATGATCAAGCCCCTGCAGCAGCAACCCCAGCAGCAGAAGCTACCTCAAGTGTTACCCATACGGCCTTATATGTAGGGATGCCTCGCCCTTTTGTGTTTAATATTGTGGGTGATAGCCGAGATCGATTAGTACAAATCAAAGTACAATTATTGGTGAGAGGCACCGACAATGAAGAAATGGCAAAATTACATATACCGCTAATTGAAGGTACATTACTGAGTGTCTTTAGCGCGGCATCGGTCGAAGACTTATCGACCCAAGAAGGTAAAGATACCTTACGTGAAAATTCACTCGTTGAAACACAAAAAGCATTAAAAGAAATTACCGGTAAAGTGGTGGTAGAGAAAATACTATTTACTGGCTTTGTAATGCAATAA
- the fliP gene encoding flagellar type III secretion system pore protein FliP (The bacterial flagellar biogenesis protein FliP forms a type III secretion system (T3SS)-type pore required for flagellar assembly.), with protein sequence MKNKRCYWLALMLAMFALPSYAQDGILPAITMTTNSDGGQEYSVTLQVLALMTALSFLPALVIMMTSFTRIVVVMSILRQAMGLQQSPSNQVIIGIALFLTFFIMSPVIEEVNANAIQPYLSEELTSMQAFEQAKEPMKEFMLAQTRLTDLETFVKIAKVEVGSPEEVPFNVLIPAFITSELKTAFQIGFMLFIPFLVIDLVVASILMAMGMMMLSPMIVSLPFKLMLFVLVDGWSLVMGTLANSFGV encoded by the coding sequence ATGAAAAATAAGCGCTGCTACTGGCTAGCTTTAATGCTTGCAATGTTTGCCCTGCCTAGTTACGCCCAAGATGGTATTCTTCCGGCCATAACCATGACAACAAATTCAGATGGCGGGCAAGAGTATTCGGTGACGCTGCAAGTTTTAGCCTTGATGACCGCGTTATCGTTCTTGCCTGCTTTAGTGATTATGATGACCTCCTTTACGCGAATTGTTGTCGTGATGTCTATCCTACGGCAAGCCATGGGCTTACAACAAAGCCCATCTAATCAGGTCATTATTGGTATTGCGCTATTTTTAACATTCTTCATTATGTCGCCGGTGATAGAAGAAGTGAATGCTAATGCGATACAGCCTTATTTGAGTGAAGAACTCACATCGATGCAGGCGTTTGAACAAGCTAAAGAGCCGATGAAAGAGTTTATGCTCGCCCAGACTCGGCTTACCGACTTAGAAACCTTTGTAAAAATAGCCAAAGTAGAAGTAGGTTCTCCTGAAGAAGTGCCATTTAACGTACTCATTCCTGCTTTTATCACCTCAGAATTAAAAACCGCCTTCCAGATTGGTTTTATGTTGTTTATTCCTTTCTTAGTGATTGATTTGGTCGTGGCGAGTATTCTGATGGCGATGGGGATGATGATGCTTTCCCCGATGATTGTATCGCTGCCTTTTAAACTGATGCTGTTTGTATTAGTCGACGGCTGGAGCCTCGTTATGGGCACCCTGGCTAATAGTTTTGGCGTATAG
- the flhB gene encoding flagellar biosynthesis protein FlhB — MADDDQEKTEDPTGKKLDDARNKGQVARSKELGTAAVLIVAAMSIMFFGEMLAEAMVKVFQLAFSLTREQVFDVNLMLKIIGSMASLLASPLIWIMSFIMLAAFIGNTLLGGISFSWEAMRPKASKMSPKQGIKRMVGVQAFVEFIKSVAKVLVIAGVVWFVLRWKFADILSLSMQSIPGSIVNALDMLQWMLLALVCSLIVIVIIDVPYQIWNHTKQLKMSKQEVKDEHKNMEGSPEVKGRIRRLQMEMAARRMMADVPQADVVVTNPSHYSVALKYDTNGTGAPKVVAKGVDEVAMKIREVARHYEVPIMEAPALTRSLFHTTKLGHDIPEGLYIAVAQILAFVFQLEQYRKGKGKRPKPVADDLPIPNELRY; from the coding sequence ATGGCGGATGACGATCAAGAAAAAACCGAAGACCCCACGGGGAAAAAACTCGATGATGCGCGAAATAAAGGCCAAGTAGCTCGTTCAAAAGAACTGGGTACCGCCGCGGTGTTGATTGTGGCAGCAATGTCCATCATGTTCTTTGGTGAGATGTTAGCCGAGGCAATGGTAAAGGTGTTTCAGCTGGCCTTCAGTTTAACTCGAGAGCAAGTGTTTGATGTAAACTTGATGCTAAAAATCATTGGTTCAATGGCGAGTTTGCTGGCAAGCCCATTAATTTGGATTATGAGCTTTATTATGCTGGCAGCTTTCATTGGCAATACTTTGCTCGGGGGGATTTCTTTCAGCTGGGAAGCTATGCGGCCGAAAGCCAGTAAAATGTCGCCAAAGCAAGGCATTAAGCGAATGGTGGGGGTTCAGGCCTTTGTTGAATTTATAAAAAGTGTCGCGAAAGTATTGGTGATAGCTGGGGTGGTATGGTTTGTACTGCGCTGGAAATTTGCTGATATCTTATCGTTAAGCATGCAGTCCATTCCTGGTTCAATTGTCAATGCATTAGATATGCTGCAGTGGATGCTGTTGGCCTTAGTATGTAGCCTTATTGTTATTGTGATTATTGATGTGCCTTATCAGATATGGAACCACACCAAACAGCTGAAAATGTCTAAGCAAGAGGTTAAAGACGAACACAAAAACATGGAAGGTAGCCCTGAGGTTAAAGGCCGGATTCGTCGTCTACAAATGGAGATGGCTGCGCGCAGAATGATGGCCGATGTGCCGCAAGCAGATGTGGTGGTGACTAACCCAAGCCATTATTCGGTCGCCTTAAAATATGACACCAATGGGACGGGCGCGCCAAAAGTGGTGGCTAAGGGCGTAGATGAAGTAGCAATGAAAATTCGTGAAGTTGCACGCCACTATGAAGTTCCCATCATGGAGGCACCCGCCTTAACGCGTTCATTGTTTCACACCACGAAATTAGGGCATGATATACCAGAAGGCTTATACATAGCGGTGGCCCAAATACTGGCTTTTGTTTTCCAGTTGGAGCAATACCGCAAAGGTAAAGGTAAGCGGCCTAAGCCGGTTGCCGATGACTTACCTATTCCAAACGAGTTGCGATATTGA
- a CDS encoding flagellar biosynthetic protein FliQ, translated as MEPEVFVDVFRLALGQVMLLVSAAIIPSLLVGLMVAIFQAATSINEQTLSFLPRLLVTLASLMFAGHWFTAKLMELFFTMVDMIPQVVG; from the coding sequence ATGGAACCGGAAGTCTTTGTTGATGTATTCCGCCTTGCGTTAGGTCAAGTGATGCTGTTGGTATCAGCAGCTATTATTCCCAGCCTTTTAGTGGGTTTAATGGTGGCTATTTTCCAAGCTGCCACCTCAATTAACGAGCAAACCTTAAGCTTTTTACCCCGTTTATTGGTCACCTTGGCCTCACTGATGTTTGCTGGCCATTGGTTTACCGCAAAACTCATGGAGCTATTCTTTACCATGGTGGATATGATCCCTCAGGTCGTGGGTTAA
- the fliO gene encoding flagellar biosynthetic protein FliO, with protein sequence MLIRTSLSLVFSISLPVAAEEAMTKAPSSQVELLSWIMSLAVVLVTIFVCAWVLKKTRLSQFAGGQAKVVANLALGTRERVMVVEVGEQQYLIGVTAQSINLLDKLEQPLVVQTNKVTSQFAKQLQGMLSKNEK encoded by the coding sequence ATGTTAATACGAACCTCATTGAGCCTAGTATTTAGCATAAGCCTACCGGTAGCAGCTGAAGAGGCTATGACCAAAGCGCCTAGCAGCCAAGTTGAGCTGTTGTCTTGGATTATGTCTTTAGCTGTGGTGCTGGTAACAATATTTGTTTGTGCTTGGGTATTAAAGAAAACGCGCTTAAGCCAGTTTGCCGGCGGCCAAGCAAAGGTGGTGGCAAACCTGGCTTTGGGTACGCGTGAGCGGGTGATGGTCGTGGAAGTGGGCGAGCAACAGTATCTGATCGGTGTGACTGCCCAATCAATTAACCTGCTTGATAAGCTAGAGCAACCACTGGTTGTGCAAACCAACAAAGTGACCAGTCAGTTTGCTAAACAGCTGCAAGGAATGTTGTCGAAAAATGAAAAATAA